One genomic window of Actinoplanes lobatus includes the following:
- a CDS encoding jacalin-like lectin, with translation MVRRILTVCVLATLVTAPSPASAAAPTGGSFNVLTYNVAGLPELISSAETDRETAHTLIGQRLGPYDIVHVQEDFNYHAYLYAADTTHAYRTPTSGGAGIGSGLNTLSKIPYDTDDFERGDWDSCQFDSGDCLTPKGFTLTRHRITDGVFVDLYNLHTNAGTSSGDQESRADNLNQLTAFITTHSAGNAVIVMGDTNTRYTRAADTIRDFTAANGLTDAWVRLERGGSAPAAGSDALVCDAAAVTDTCEVVDKILYRSGRAVTLTATDYHNEDAGFRTDDGLMLSDHFPVSTAFGWTANPDYQLSDQFGGPHGDHYNDIVSVPAAARATVIGLRASSRVDQVNLTLATGTVLAHGGTGGTAKSLTLGSGEYVTGAYLCRAAYSGHTRIFYARFTTNLGNSVAGGTTTSDCVTRTAPAGWQIAGFHGRSGSAVDKLGVIYTRR, from the coding sequence ATGGTCCGGAGAATCCTCACGGTGTGCGTGCTCGCCACGCTGGTCACCGCTCCCAGCCCCGCCTCGGCCGCCGCCCCCACCGGCGGCTCCTTCAACGTCCTCACCTACAACGTCGCCGGCCTCCCCGAGCTGATCTCCAGCGCCGAGACCGACCGCGAGACCGCGCACACCCTGATCGGGCAGCGCCTCGGCCCGTACGACATCGTGCACGTCCAGGAGGACTTCAACTACCACGCCTACCTGTACGCGGCCGACACCACGCACGCGTACCGCACCCCGACCAGCGGCGGCGCCGGCATCGGCTCCGGCCTCAACACACTCTCCAAGATTCCGTACGACACCGACGACTTCGAACGCGGCGACTGGGACTCCTGCCAGTTCGACTCCGGTGACTGCCTCACCCCCAAGGGCTTCACCCTCACCCGTCACCGGATCACCGACGGCGTCTTCGTCGACCTCTACAACCTGCACACCAACGCCGGTACGAGCAGCGGCGACCAGGAGTCCCGCGCCGACAACCTGAACCAGCTGACGGCCTTCATCACCACCCACTCGGCCGGCAACGCGGTGATCGTCATGGGCGACACCAACACCCGCTACACCCGCGCCGCCGACACGATCCGCGACTTCACCGCCGCCAACGGGCTCACCGACGCCTGGGTGCGGCTGGAACGCGGCGGCAGCGCCCCGGCCGCCGGCTCGGACGCGCTGGTGTGCGACGCGGCCGCGGTCACCGACACCTGCGAGGTGGTCGACAAGATCCTCTACCGGAGCGGCCGGGCGGTCACTCTCACCGCGACGGACTACCACAACGAGGACGCCGGATTCCGTACCGACGACGGCCTGATGCTCTCCGACCACTTCCCGGTCAGCACCGCGTTCGGCTGGACGGCGAACCCGGACTACCAGCTCAGTGACCAGTTCGGCGGACCGCACGGCGACCACTACAACGACATCGTGTCGGTCCCGGCGGCGGCCCGCGCCACCGTGATCGGGCTGCGCGCCAGCTCCCGGGTCGACCAGGTCAACCTCACCCTCGCCACCGGGACGGTCCTGGCCCACGGCGGCACCGGCGGCACGGCGAAGTCGCTCACCCTGGGCAGCGGCGAGTACGTGACGGGTGCCTACCTGTGCCGTGCCGCGTACAGCGGGCACACCCGGATCTTCTACGCGAGGTTCACCACCAACCTCGGCAACAGCGTCGCCGGTGGCACGACCACGTCGGACTGCGTCACCCGGACGGCGCCGGCCGGCTGGCAGATCGCCGGGTTCCACGGGCGATCCGGGTCCGCCGTGGACAAGCTGGGCGTCATCTACACCCGTCGCTGA